The genomic region ACCGGCGGGGAACCCTGAGAGGGAGTTCGACCTGTGCAGGGTGGTGGCTGCCGCTGGCGCTCCCTACGTAGCCAGGGCCACAGTCTACCACGTGACACTCATGGAGAGGCTCATCAAAGAAGCCATACAGAAGAAGGGTTTTGCCTTCGTTGAGGTTGCAAGTGGCTGCCCCACCCACTACGGCCGGCTCAACAAGATAGTGGGCCCGGTGAAGATGATGGAGTGGTTCAGGGATAGCGCGGTCAGGCTGGGCCAGGGGGAAGGCCCGCTCGTGATAGGCAAGTTAGTGGACGAGGACGTTCCCGATTTCCTAGAGAGATACGAGGCGCTGCGCGCCAACACTGCGGTCGATACCGAGCGGGATACGGGGAGGTGAGACCTGTGGGCAAGGCTTGGCAGGTTGTTCTGGCTGGGGCTGGCGGCCAGGGACTGGTGCTCGGTGGGGTACTCCTGGGGGAGGCGGCTTCGCTCCACGCTGGGAAGAACGCACTGCAGACCCAGTCTTACGGCATAGCCTCCAGGGGTGGTTTTTCCTGCTCGGAGGTGGTCATATCTGACCAGGAGATAGTGTACCCGGGGGTGCTGGAACCAGATGTGGCCCTGGTGTTGACCGGGGAGGCGCTGGAGATGTACAAGGACGCTGGAGGAGAGGACACTATCCTCATAGTGGACGAAGCTGTGGAGAATCCCGGTCTTGTGGGGATGAGGTTCCCCCTGGAGAAGACGGCGAGGCAACTGGGCAGCCAGGCGGTTCAGAACCTGGTGGGGCTGGGGGTAATCCTGGGCCTGACTGGGATGATCCCGCCTGAGGCCATGTCCGGCGCCATCAAGGAACGGTTCCAGGGAAGGCCAGGCCTGGAGCTCAACATTAAGGCCTTTGAGACCGGACTTGCACTGGCAAGGGAGGGGAAGAAGTCTTGACAGAGTTGCTTTTTCTCTCTCGCGGCGAGGTTATGGAGAGTGTGACCATGGCGGAGGCCGTGGATTCCTGCGAGGAGGCCTACAAGGCCCTGAGCGCGGGTAGGGCCGTAGCCCCGGTGCGGGTCCCCGTAGAGGTGAAGAAGCATAACGGGGTTACCCTGTTCATGCCCTGTCACCTGCCGGGTGTTGATTCCACAGGGGTAAAGGTTGTCTCCGTGTATCCTGGCAATGTAAAGAGGGGATTGCCTACCATAGCAGGCCTAATGGTGATGGTGGATGCGACTACGGGGACCCCTGTCGCGGTCATGGAGGCGGGATACCTCACGGCATTGAGGACCGGGGCTGCCTCTGGGGCTGCCAGCAGGCAGCTGTCAAGACCCGATGCCCGGGTGGCAGCTATTCTGGGAGCGGGTGCGCAGGGCAGGACCCAGCTGGAGGCTACGGCCGCTGTGAGGCCCATAGAAGAGGCGAGGATCTACGATGTTTTCGAGGAGAGCGCCAGGGCCTTTGCTGCGGAAATGGCTCCCAGGCTCGGTATCGATATTAGTGTGACCCAGGACCCGGGGGAGTGCGTCGACGGGGCTGACATCGTGTGTTGTGCCACCACCTCCTGGACTCCGGTCTTCCCTGGGGATCGCCTGAAGCCTGGGGCCCACGTGAACGGGATTGGCTCCTTCACCCCCCAGATGCAAGAGGTGGGTGAGGATACCCTCTTAAGGTGCAGCCTCGTTGTGGTGGATTCCATGGAGGCCGCAATGGAAGAGGCGGGGGACCTCCTCATACCCATAGGCAGGGGGAGCTTCCGCAAGGAAGACATCCACGGTGAGATAGGCCAGATCATGCTGGGCAAGAAGCATGGGCGGCAGGACCCGGAAGAGATCACCTTCTTCAAGGCTGTGGGCGTATCAGTCCTGGATGTGGCGGTGGGACATCTCATCTACGAGAAGGCTATTGACAGGGGACTGGGTACGCGGGTCCGCCTGTAGTGACTCAGGGGACAACGAAGGCCCGCCGGTGCGGTTGCTGGCGGGCCGCTGGATTCCACGGGCTACCTGCAGTCTACTCTTTTCGTCCCACATGGGTGTCCCCTTAAACCAGGAGCGGGACGGCATCTACGAGATCCCCAGGCGAAGGCCCAGGCTCAACTCCACCAGGCAACCTAGACATGGGCAATCCCACCCGTTGCCCCTTCTCTGACTTGCGAATACTTGACACTACCTGCGTTGAGCTGTACAGTGTGAGTCAGGGGTGGTTCCATGGAGAGGTTACTTACAGCTCAGGAGTTGGCCAAGATGCTGAGCCTGTCGGTGGATACTATCTGGAGGTATACGAGGCAAAGGAAGATACCCGCTGTGGAACTAGGGGAGAGACAGTACCGGTACAAGAAGGATGCAGTGCTGGCCGCCCTGGCGGCGCGTGGCCTGACTGCCAGGGAAGGGCGCCCTCAATACTCCGGGGAGGGCTGTTTAACCTACGAGGACTACTTGCAGATCCCGGAGGAACCCGGCTACCGGTTTGAGGTTCTGGAGGGGTTTCTGGTCAAAGAGCCTTCTCCTTCGGTGCATCACCAGCGGGTATTGCGCGAGCTGGGATACCAGCTGAGGGACTTCTTCCGGGGTCATGATCCCGAGGGTGAGGTCTTTTTGGCCCCTCTGGATAACACCCTGACGTCCAGCAATGTACTCCAACCGGACATCCTGTATGTGTCTGGCCCAAGGAGGGGAATTCTCCGTGAGGAACGGATTGACGGTCCCTGTGACCTGGTGGTAGAGATCATGTCGCCCTCCAATCGAAGGAAGGATCGGGTGCTAAAGATGGAAATCTACCGGAAGGCGGGGGTTCCTCACTACTGGCTGGTCGACCCTGAAGATGATACGCTGGAGGCCTTTGAGTTAAGAGATGGGTGCTACGCGCGGTTGTTTGCAGGTGGCCCGGGTGATAGGTTTGCTCACCCAGGTTTTCCAGGGCTGGATCTGGACCTGGATAGGGTGTTTCACCGGCCCGAACTTGCTTTACCGGAAGATGAATAGAGTCGGGCCTAGTTTGGCTTTTGGGCTCGGCCAGGCCCCAATACCATCCAAGTTGATTGTCCTGTTAGCCGCCTTGATGTTACTGGACAGTAGGCTCAGCGACGAGGTTGCCTTGAGCGAAAACCTCGTAGACCTACCAATGCCTCAGATATGCCTGCGCGGGGCAGTTGATTTATCCCGAGCCTTTGAAGACTCTATGAACCTAATTCTCCAGGCACGCGAATTCCGAGAACCCACGTTAGCGTGCGAATGCGCACTTGATGCCGCCGTCACCTGAACGCCTGATGCGGGGCTCCGGGTCGGGTTCCCCAGCGCATACTAGCCCCTTGCACTGGCGCCTTGGCTAACTTTGGTCCATTACCAGGGCCTCATACAGTTCCGGTCTTCTGTCCCTGAAGAGGTAGAGTTCGTACTCTCCTGGGCGGTTAATGAGGTTCTTCTGTCTTGCTTTGCTGGGGTCGATCTCCACCATGAGGACTTCGGGGTCCGTTCCGGCCTTTGCCAGTACTTCACCAGTTGGGGATATCATCTGGCTGAGTCCGAGAAACCTGACTCCCTTTTCCTCACCCGCCCTATCGCTGGAAGCCACGTATACCCTGCTCTCCAGAGCCCGGGTTCTCCCTATGAAGTCTGCGTTTGCGTCTGCTCCTTGCGGCCAGTTGGTTATGTTGCAGACCAAGTCTGCACCCCTTAAAGCCAGTGACCTGGATACTTCTGGAAATCTCAGCTCGTAACAGATGAGGACTCCAAACCTGCCCACCCCTATGTCAACAACGGGTCCCGGGGCATTCCCCTTGGCGCAGAACCGATCCACGCCAAGAACCGGAAGGTGAGCCTTATGGTACTTCGTCAGATATCCGGTTGGGCCCAGTACTACAGCGGTGTTCAGGAGGGTTTGGTTGTGCCTTTCCAAGATACCTACTACGACATGAGCCTCCCCACATGCCCTGCACATTTCGTCTGTGGCGGGGCCCGGGACCTCTACGGCGATTTCCATGGCTTCTGCACGGCTATCAAAGCAGTATCCTTGGAGGGCACACTCAGGGAACACGATGAGGTCAGCTCCCTCACCTGATGCCTGGCTAATGATCTCAAGGATCTCGGCAAGGTTCTGTTCTGTTCGACCTATCTTGGGATCTGTCTGGGCAAGAGCTACCAGCATGTGAATCCCTCCATCATATATGGGCGTATGCGTCCGGCATTCTAATCAGCTGACCCTGGAGCCGGTGGCTCGCAGCTTCACAAAGACACCCAAGTCTCTTGCTTTACGGCTGAGCATGGGGGCAATTCCCTCTGGCACGAACCGGACCACGAGAAGCATTATGAGCCCCAGAAGAACCAAGTGCATTTGCCCAAACTCCCTTAGGTACTCGGCGAGGAACTGAAGCCCCACCGCACCGGCTACTGGTCCGAAAAAGGTTCCCATTCCTCCGCTGACCGCCATGGCAATTATCAGCGCCATCTGGGCTATTGTAGCGGATTCTGGACTCACTATCATTGTATAGTGGGCGAGAAAGGCTCCGGCTACACCTGCGAAGAGACTGGTTATTACAAACGCTACCTGCCTGTATTTGACCACGTTGATACCTATCGAAGTGGATGCCACCTGGTCGTCTTTGATGGCCCGGAAGACTAGCCCAATCGGGGATGCCAGGACCCTGTCAAGCACAAGTAGCGTGAGTAAGGCCAAGGCCAGTGCTGCATAGAAGTAAGGCACCTTGGAAAGGGTGCTACCAAAGAGGGGGATACTGCTTAGGCCCAAGGAACCGCGAGTTATTTTATATTCTATGTTGATGGTGATTCTGAAGATCTGTGCGAATGCTATTGTCGTTAGTGCATGGTAGATACCTTTCGTCTTAATGCAGACAATGCCGAGTAAGAACCCCAGTGCACATGTGGCTACTGCCGCAATGCTAATGCCCAGGGCTGGGGGCACAGCCATCTTCAAGGCCAGCAAGGTTGACACATACCCGGCGAAAGTGCTGAATGCGGCCTGTGCGAAGGACATCTGACCCGCATACCCAGTGAGTACATTCCAGCTGCTAGCCATGATAACGTAGTAGAAGGCCATGATGGCCACATGCAGGGTGTACTCCCTCGCCACCAGAGGGAGCAATGAGACGATGGCCACTGTAGGGATTAGATACTTCCAGTGAAGGTGCCTCATAGGGTCTCGCCCCCAAACAGCCCGGTGGGTTTCACAAGGAGCACTAGCACGAGAACTAGGAACCCATATGCGTCACGATAGCTGGGAGACAACAACAGTACGCCCAAGTTCTCAAATACTCCCAGCATCAGAGCACCAAGCAGAGCTCCTTTGATGGACCCCATACCCCCGAGGACCAGGATGACGAAGGACTTGCCGGAGGGCAGTTCTCCCATCATTGGGGCCACAACGAAGATGGGGCCGAGCAAGGCGCCCGAGGCGCCAGCCAGGAGCCCCCCAATTCCAAACCCCAGGGTGCTTATGCGGGAAACGTTGACTCCCATGGCGGCGGCCACCTCCCGATCCTGAGATGTGGCCCTGAGGGTGATTCCTACCACAGTACGCCTGATTACTTGCAGGAGCGCTATCAGCATGGTGAGGGCCAGGACAGCGGCCAGCAGGCGGCCAGCGCTGACGCTTAAGGGACCGATCTTGACGAAGCCTTGCGCCAAGGCAGGCGCGGCCACCTGGTAAGGACCGAACACCCTAACCGCCAGGTTAATTAGGAAAAAGGACAATGCGAAAGTAATCAGCAGGTCGTAGTCTCCCACGGCCTTTCCAGAATAGAAGGGGGTGATGAGGAGTCTCTCAGTCGCCACTCCCAGGATGAAGGCGAAGGTCATGGCGAAGACCGCCGACAGGTAAGGGCTTAGTCCTAGCACGGTGCCGCAGAAATAGGAAATGTAGGCTGCCCACATGTAGAACTCACCGTGAGCGAAGTTAACAATCCTGAGCACCCCCAGGATGAGTGCGAGCCCTATGGCCATCAAGGCATAGATGCTGCCCATCATTAGGCCGTTTACCAGGTAGGAGAGTACCATTTGCGATTGGCCCATTTCACGTCCTCCTCCTGCTTGTGCCGACGGGGGGATGTAGCAACATCCCCCCTCAAACACATCCTACTCGGGCGACTGCATATTCGCAGTGGCTACATCAGCAGGGTAGACAATTACGGCATCTTCTACTGCCTGATTGACCTCTGTGTACTGCAGGAAGAGCATAGGAGAGTCCGCATTATGGTACCACACACCCAATCCCTTATCGGTGGGAAACTCCATGATGCCTCGCACGCCGGTTACAGATATGACTTCCAGAGCTTCGATGATCTTCTGGGGATCAGTGCTCTCAGCAGCCTTGATAGCTTCGGCTATTACCAGGATGGAATCATAACCTGCTAGTGCCACATATGTGGGAGTTCGGTTGAACCTCGCTTCGTACTTTCTCACGAAAGGTTCAGTGAGATCTGTGAACTTGGCCTTAGCATGGTAGGGTGACTGGAATACCACATACCTCCCGGCCTCTCCTACGTTTGGCCAGAATTCCGGGAATGTCGCGTCCATCCCAGCCATGAACATGGCGGTTTTGCTTGTAGGCGACAGACCAATTTCGTAGGCTTGTTTTACAAGGAGGAAAGAGCCAGCCCCTGTTACGAAATGAACAAATAGGTCCGGGCCGAATTCCTGCAACTGTATCAGTTGGGGCACGAAGTCAAGACTAGTCCTATCCACGATCATCACCTTGTGCTCTAAGCCAAGGGCCCTCAGTTCGCTTTCTATCAGATCCATGCTGCCGATGCCGAAGTCCGTGTCTTCTACAATAGCGGCAACCCGCTGGAACCCATTTGCCTCCACGAACTCGCGAACCTTCTCGCTAAATGCTTTGTTGTTTGGCGCTATCCTAAACACCTCACGGTAGCCCCTGAGGGTCAGCTCATCGGACCACGCCTCGGATATCACAAAAGGTATACCATATCTATGGGCGACCTCCATCTCTGCCTTTGCCGCAGAACTGTGGGCCTCACCGGTCACGATGATTACCTGGTCTTTCGTAATTAGTTTCTCCATGACGGACACGCCCTTCTCGGGTGTGCCCTGTGAGTCCTCGAACACCAGCTGCAGCTTCTTGCCCAGGATTCCACCCTGTTCATTAATCTCGTCAATGGCGATTTCCATGGCATTTTTTAGTTCTGCACCTGCAGCTACGCTGCCGGGGGGAGAAAGGGGACCTACTGCCCCAATCTTGATGACCTCATCCTGAGAGGGTGGGGGGGTGGCGGACCCGGAGCCACAACCGCTGATGGCCAACACCAGTGATACTACCGCTAACAGGGCCAGCGTTCTCCTACCTTTCATGAACTTAACCTCCCTCTCGTTGTTCAGTGTTCTAACACCCGTGTTCTGACATCTTCCATTACCAGGGACGTGTGTGTTGAGTTCAGACACCCCCTCCAAGGTAAGCCATCTCTATCTCCCCATGTCCAATCAGTTGGGAGGCAGTATCCGACAGTACCACTTCTCCGGACTCCAAAACGTACGCTCTACTTGCGATTTCCAATGCTCGGTTGGCATTCTGCTCAACAAGAAGAATGGTGGTCCCGCGGGCGTTAATCTCGGATATGATTGAAAACACTTCGTCGACGATGGAGGGCGCCAATCCCATTGATGGTTCGTCCATTATTAGCAGGGTTGGATCAGACATGAGAGCACGGCCGATAGCGAGCATTTGTTGCTCACCACCTGAAAGAGACCCGGCCATCTGGTTATGCCTCTGTGCTATTCGAGGAAACCGCAGGAATACTGACTCCATCTTCCGCTTTCGCTCCATGGATCTCCCAAGGGTGTACCCTCCCATGATCAGGTTCTCCGTGACGCTGAGTTCGGGGAACACACGCCGCCCCTCGAACACCATGGATATGCCACTCCGAACGATTTCCGCCGTGGGTCTGTTGTCAATACGCCTACCCATAAATTCGATAGCCCCGGAACGGATGCATACGAGACCTAGTATTGTCTTTAGTGTGGTAGACTTGCCAGCCCCATTAGGCCCCAGTAGGGCTACTATCTCACCCTCCTTAACTTCCAGCGTGATGCCCTTTAGCACTAAAGACTCATCGTAACCCGCGACAACTTCTTTCAGCGCTAGCATTTGCGGCCCCCCAGGTAAGCTTGAATTACGGTCTCGGAGTTCTTGACTTCCTCCGGTGTACCCTCAGCAATTACGGCCCCAAAATCCACCACGGTTATATGCTGGGAGACACTCATGACAACCCTCATATTATGCTCCACCAGTACTATGGTGGAGCCCCTGGCACGGATCCTGTCGATGGTAGCAATCATGTCCTTGGCCTCCTGCGGGTTCATACCGCAGGTGGGTTCATCCAGGAGTAGCACAGAAGGTTTGACGGCTAGGGCGCGAGCGATCTCTAGCCTTCTCTGGTCACCATAGGAAAGGTTCTTGGCCATAATTCTCCGCCTATCGTTCAACTGCAGGAGTCCGAGTATATCCGAAATGGTAGCATCTGCTTCCGTGTCCCGCCCGTCGTCGCGACCGCTCGCAAGAGCCATTCGCCACAGGGAGAGACCTTGCTTGGTCTTGTACGCGACAAACACGTTTTCCCAGACTGTTAGGTTCTTGAAGAGTCTCAATGTCTGGAACGTTCTCCCTATTCCACTAGAAGCAATGACGTTGGGTGGCTTACCCACAAGTTCTTGACCTCTCAACCGGATAGAGCCGCTATGGGGCCGCAATTGGCCAGAGATAAGGTTGAATATGGTGGTCTTCCCAGCGCCGTTAGGGCCAATTATCGAATGAATAATTCCCTCTCTAATTTGACAACTAAAGGATTTCACGGCATGAACCCCGCCAAAGCTCTTGCTAAGGTTTGTGACCTCAAGAATTGTGTCCAAGACTCCTCACCTCCGGCACAGAGCTGGCTAATCCCAACTGACGGTATGCACAAGGTCTTAAGTCGCCTTGAAGACGGGCTACCCGATAATCCCATCCTGCCTCAAGTGATCTAGCCGGGTACCCTGGTATCCCAGGATTTGGGTTAGGACTTCATCTGTATGCTCTCCCAGCGCAGGGATACCTTTTGCGGCAATTTCTGTGCTATCGGACAACCTGATGGGGGTTCGTACTAGCTTCTTGCCAGCCAGGGGGCCTGAGTGAATCGGACTAAGCATGTTTCTGGCAGCAACCTGTGGGCACTTGAATACCTCTTCGGCCGTGTGGACGGGTCCGCCTGGAACTCCGGCACTGTTAAGGATGTTTGCTGCTTCAAGAGAATCTTTGTCCTCGAGCCAATTCTCGATGGCGGGGCGTATGAGGTCTTCCGAGTGAGCAGCCCTGGAGCGGCCATCAGCGCACCTAGGGTCCCCTATAAGATCTTCTCTACCCATGCATGCGGCGAGTCTCTCCCACATGTAGTCTGAGGGAATGTTGATGGCTACATAGCCATCCCGGCTACGATATGCCCCTCTGGGCCCAAACAGCCTTTCATTTCCCCTGATTGGGACCTGCCCGGTGAAGGAGTAGATGGTCATTACTCGCTCGTTCAGGGCCACCATGGCGTCGAGCATGGAGATGTCTACCATCTGACCCTCACCGGTCCTGTCCCTGTCCAGCAGTGCTATGAGGATCCCCTGGACCGCCGCCTGGCCTGCTATTAGGTCTGCCAGGCCGTAGAGGGCGGAGACGGGCGGGCGGTCCTCGAACCCGATCATGTGCATGACACCGCTCATGGCCTCGGACACGATGTCGAAGGCGGGCCAGTCCGAGTAGGGGCCTCGATACCCGTCCAACTGGCCGAACCCACTAATAGCGCAGAACACCAGCCGGGGATTCTCCATCTTGAGGGGGCTGTAGCCAAGGCCCAGTTTGTCCATGACACCGGGACGGAAGTTCTCCACCACCACATCGCTGGCCCGTGCCAGGGCCTTGAAGATGTCCTTACCCTCTTCCTTGCTGAGGTCCAGGGCAACGCTCTTCTTGTTGCGGTTGTACTCGGCGAACCCCCAGGAGTGCTTCTCCCCATCCACCTCGAGAAAGGGTCCCATGGTACGCCGGGGGTCACCGCTGCCCGGCCTCTCCACTTTGATAACCCGTGCGCCAGCATCCGCCAGGAGCATGGTGCAGTAGGGCCCAGCGATGTACTGCTCGTTTGCCAGCACTGTGATATGCTCCAGGGGCCCTCTCAAACCACTCACCAAGTCTCACCCTCTCAGAAGGACTTCAAGTGGACGCTCTCCTTGAGGGTTTCCTCCAGGATCCCCACCATGATGTCCATTTCGCCCTTCTCGATGACCAGTGGCGGGCCTATGAGGAAGTGATCCCCATCGCAGCCGTTGGCGGTCCCCCCTCCGGGGTAGATCACCAGGCCCTTGGACAGCGCCAGCCGGGTAATCCTCTCGGCCACACCCAGGCGGGCCTCAAAGGGTTCCTTCGTGGCCCTGTCCTTAACTAGCTCAATGCCCATCAGAAGCCCTTTGCCCCGAATGTCACCCACTATGGGTATGTCCCTAAGAGGCTCTATGGCCTGCCACAGGTAGTCCCCGGCCTCCCGGGCACGCTCTACAATGTTCCTCTCTTCCATGTAGCGAAGTATCCGGTCACCTACGGCACAGCTCAGCGGGTTACCCCCGTAGGTGTAACCGTGGGCGAATTTGCCGGTTCCCTCCTCAAAGGCTTGGTAGAGACGGCTCGAGGCGATGACGGCACCCAGAGGTGCGTACCCTGCGCTGATCCCTTTTGCAGTTACGATGATGTCGGGGAGTGCCTGCCAGTGCTCGATAGCGAAGTTGGTCCCGGTACGGCCCATGCCGCACATGACCTCATCGGCGATGAACACTACATCATAACGCCTGCATGTCTCCTGGATTATCTCGTAGTACCCCGGGGGAGGCGTGATGCCGCCTCCAGCGGCCCCGCCCACGGGCTCCGCGATGAAGGCAGCCACGTTGTCAGGGCCCTCCGCCCTGATGGCATCCCCCAGCTCGTGGGCACAACGCAGGGAGCACTCAGAATACTCATCCCCATAGGGGCACCGGTAGCAGTAGGGGGCTGATATGTGGGTTGCCGCAGGGCTAAGCAGCGGGGTGAACTTGGATTTCCTGCCAGGGTGGCCGGTCATGGAGAGGGCGCCTATGGTAGATCCGTGGTAGCTGAGTCTCCTGGAGATCACCTTGTACTTACAGGTATGCCCGTCCCTCTCGAGAAAGTACTGCCTAGCCATCTTCAGCGCTGACTCAGTGGCTTCCGAACCTCCTGAGACGATCCAAACCTTGTCCAGATCCCCCGGCGCCATGCTGGCAAGGCGCCTGGAGAGGTCGATAGCAGGGCGTGTGGTGAACCTGGACTGATGGGCGAAGCACACCCTCTCGCATTGCTCGTGGATGGCTTCGATAATCTCCCGCACGCCGTGTCCAAGGTTCGTCACCAGCGCGCCTGAGCACCCGTCGAGGTAACGATGGCCGTCCTCATCGTACAAGTAGACGCCCTCCGCTCTGGCGATTACGGGGTACGGTCTCTTCAGGTCCCTCTGGAACACATGGGCCTTTGACTCCACCGTGGTCACCTCCTATATATCGCGCTGGGCAGGTCGCTCGTAGATCCCATGTTCCTCCCACACCCGTTCAAGGTCGCGAAGGGCCTTGGTGACTTCGTCCCTCTTTCGCACCCCTACAGATGCCACCAGTGCGTTTATTAGGCTCAGCGGGGCAACGAAGGAATCAACAAAGGAAGCCATACTTGTCTTGGCCGTGAGCAGGATGTCGGCCTTCGTGGCCAAGGGGGAGAGCACGCCATCGGTTATGGCTATGATCTTAGACCCGTTCTTGCGCGCAAGGTCCACGAAACTCACGGTTTGCCGGGTGTACCTGGGGAAGCTGATCCCGATGACAACATCCTCGGGCCCCGAATCCGCTATGGGCTCCAGCGATGAGAAGCCGCAGTTCCCCATTATGGTCACGTTCTTTAACACCCAGCTCAGGCAGAAGCCCAGGAAGTAGGCGAGGGAGGAGGCACTCCGGAAACCCACAACATATATACGCCGGGCTGAACATAGGGCAGCCACGGCATCATCGAAGGTATCTGCGGAGATGTTCTTGATGGTGAGGGCGATGTTCTCCATGTCCGTATGCATCACCCTCTGGAAGAGAGGGCCTTCCTGGGGGGATGAGTTGGCGTCATCAACGGAGCCTGCCAGGCGTTGGACTGTGCTAATCTTGTTCACCAGCATTTCCTGGAGGTTCCGTTGGAGTTCGGGGTAGCCCGAGTAGCCAAGAGCTGTGGCAAACCGGACCACCGTGGACTCGGATACGCCCACCTTTCGCCCTAGAGCAGCGGCGGTGAGAAAGGCAGCTGTTTCCCTGTCCTGGAGGATCCAGGAGGCGATGAGTTTCTGGCCGTCGCTGAGTTCCGGCATCTGCCTGATAATCCTATCCTCAAGCTCCATCTAGATGCCCCCTTGATGCAAGAGTTCCGGCATATAGTGCAGTCTTATGCAAGAATTGCTTTAGCATTCTACATTCTAATTCAGAATCCTCTTTCCAATTAGGATTCTGCTCCCTGTTGAAGGCAGGGGAAAAGACTGGGTACGGGAGGTGGCAGGACTTCGGGGAAGATAGAAAAGGCAGCGGACCATTGCCCGCTGCCTCTGCGCCGGGGGAGGTACTACGCCCCGAGATAAGCCTTCTTCACCAGTTCGTTCCTAGCCAGGGATTGGGCCTCTCCCTCCAGGACAAGCCTCCCTGTCTCCAGGACGTATGCCCTGTTGGCTACTCCCAGGGCCATGTGGGCGTTCTGCTCCACGAGGAGAATGGTCACGCCCTCCCTGTTGATGCTCTCGATGATGGAGAATATCTCCCTTACCAGAAGGGGTGCCAGTCCCATGGAGGGCTCATCCATCACCAGGAGCCTGGGTTTGGCCATGAGGCCCCTGGCGATGGCCAGCATCTGCTGCTCACCGCCAGAGAGGGTTCCCCCGATCTGGCCCAACCGCTCCTTCAGGCGGGGGAAGTGGTGGAACACCACTTCCAGGTCTTGCTGGATGCCGCCCTTGTCCTTTCGGGCATAGGCGCCCATCTCCAGGTTCTCCATGACCGTGAGGTTCGCGAAGATCCTGCGTCCCTCGGGTACATGGGACAGCCCGCGTTCCACGATCTTGTGGGCGGGCACAGGCAGCAGTGACTCCCCCCGGAATCGCACATCCCCCGAGGCTGGGCGCAGGATGCCTGATACCGCCCTTAGGGTGGTGCTCTTGCCAGCCCCGTTCGCACCGATGATGGCTACCACCTCGCCCTGCTCTACCTTGATCGAAATACCGTCGAGGGCGTGGATGCCGCCGTAATAGACGTGCAGATCCTTGATCTCCAGCATCAGTGCGCCTCCTCTCCGAGGTAGGCCTCGATAACCTTGGGGTTGCTCTTGATCTCGTCAGGTGACCCCTCGGCGATGGTGACCCCGTAGTCCAGGACAAGGATACGTTTGCACACTCCCATGATGACTTCCATGTGGTGCTCAATGAGGATGATGGTTAGATCGAACCTCTCCTTGAGCCACACGATGAGCTTCATCAGGTCCTTGATCTCCTGGGGGTTCATGCCAGCCGCCGGCTCATCCAGGAGAAGCACCTTGGGCTGGGTTGCCAGGGCCCTGGCGATTTCCAGGCGCCGCTGCTCTCCATAGGGCAGGTTCTTGGAGATACTGGCCTGCCTGCCTTTCAGGTCGAAGATCTCCAGGAAGTCCAGGGACTTCTGGTGGATCTCCTCTTCCTCCCTGTGGTACGCGGGGAGTCTCATGATGGCGTGGGCTACACTGTACTTGACATTGAAGTGATAGGCGATCTTGACGTTCTCCACCACGCTGAGTTCCTTGAAGAGCCTGATGTTCTGGAACGTCCTGGCGATGCC from Bacillota bacterium harbors:
- a CDS encoding branched-chain amino acid ABC transporter permease translates to MGQSQMVLSYLVNGLMMGSIYALMAIGLALILGVLRIVNFAHGEFYMWAAYISYFCGTVLGLSPYLSAVFAMTFAFILGVATERLLITPFYSGKAVGDYDLLITFALSFFLINLAVRVFGPYQVAAPALAQGFVKIGPLSVSAGRLLAAVLALTMLIALLQVIRRTVVGITLRATSQDREVAAAMGVNVSRISTLGFGIGGLLAGASGALLGPIFVVAPMMGELPSGKSFVILVLGGMGSIKGALLGALMLGVFENLGVLLLSPSYRDAYGFLVLVLVLLVKPTGLFGGETL
- a CDS encoding Uma2 family endonuclease: MERLLTAQELAKMLSLSVDTIWRYTRQRKIPAVELGERQYRYKKDAVLAALAARGLTAREGRPQYSGEGCLTYEDYLQIPEEPGYRFEVLEGFLVKEPSPSVHHQRVLRELGYQLRDFFRGHDPEGEVFLAPLDNTLTSSNVLQPDILYVSGPRRGILREERIDGPCDLVVEIMSPSNRRKDRVLKMEIYRKAGVPHYWLVDPEDDTLEAFELRDGCYARLFAGGPGDRFAHPGFPGLDLDLDRVFHRPELALPEDE
- a CDS encoding branched-chain amino acid ABC transporter permease; this translates as MRHLHWKYLIPTVAIVSLLPLVAREYTLHVAIMAFYYVIMASSWNVLTGYAGQMSFAQAAFSTFAGYVSTLLALKMAVPPALGISIAAVATCALGFLLGIVCIKTKGIYHALTTIAFAQIFRITINIEYKITRGSLGLSSIPLFGSTLSKVPYFYAALALALLTLLVLDRVLASPIGLVFRAIKDDQVASTSIGINVVKYRQVAFVITSLFAGVAGAFLAHYTMIVSPESATIAQMALIIAMAVSGGMGTFFGPVAGAVGLQFLAEYLREFGQMHLVLLGLIMLLVVRFVPEGIAPMLSRKARDLGVFVKLRATGSRVS
- a CDS encoding carbon-nitrogen hydrolase family protein, producing MLVALAQTDPKIGRTEQNLAEILEIISQASGEGADLIVFPECALQGYCFDSRAEAMEIAVEVPGPATDEMCRACGEAHVVVGILERHNQTLLNTAVVLGPTGYLTKYHKAHLPVLGVDRFCAKGNAPGPVVDIGVGRFGVLICYELRFPEVSRSLALRGADLVCNITNWPQGADANADFIGRTRALESRVYVASSDRAGEEKGVRFLGLSQMISPTGEVLAKAGTDPEVLMVEIDPSKARQKNLINRPGEYELYLFRDRRPELYEALVMDQS
- a CDS encoding ornithine cyclodeaminase family protein; the encoded protein is MTELLFLSRGEVMESVTMAEAVDSCEEAYKALSAGRAVAPVRVPVEVKKHNGVTLFMPCHLPGVDSTGVKVVSVYPGNVKRGLPTIAGLMVMVDATTGTPVAVMEAGYLTALRTGAASGAASRQLSRPDARVAAILGAGAQGRTQLEATAAVRPIEEARIYDVFEESARAFAAEMAPRLGIDISVTQDPGECVDGADIVCCATTSWTPVFPGDRLKPGAHVNGIGSFTPQMQEVGEDTLLRCSLVVVDSMEAAMEEAGDLLIPIGRGSFRKEDIHGEIGQIMLGKKHGRQDPEEITFFKAVGVSVLDVAVGHLIYEKAIDRGLGTRVRL
- a CDS encoding 2-oxoacid:acceptor oxidoreductase family protein translates to MGKAWQVVLAGAGGQGLVLGGVLLGEAASLHAGKNALQTQSYGIASRGGFSCSEVVISDQEIVYPGVLEPDVALVLTGEALEMYKDAGGEDTILIVDEAVENPGLVGMRFPLEKTARQLGSQAVQNLVGLGVILGLTGMIPPEAMSGAIKERFQGRPGLELNIKAFETGLALAREGKKS